CGTCATGACCGCATGGCGGTGCTGGAACATGAGCGCGCCCTGATGGATCGGGCGATGGCCGGTCTGGCAGAAATTGACGGTCTGCGCGTTGTGGGAACCGCCCAGGACAAGGGCGCGATCATCTCCTTCACCCTCGATGGCGCGCACCCGCACGACGTGGCGCAGATCCTCGACAAGTACGGGGTTGCCGTGCGGGCCGGGCATCATTGTGCCCAACCCCTGATGCGCCGCATGGGTGTCAGCTCGACCGCGCGCGCCAGTTTCGCCATCTACAACACAATTGAAGAGGCCGATGCGTTTGTCGACGCATTGAAAAAGGCCCGCGACTTCCTCATCTAGGTAGGACCATGACCGAACAATCCACCCGTGACGTGATCGATCTGTCGACGCCCGCCGATGCGCCGGCCACCGCTCCTGCCAGGCCGGCGGACGGAACTGGCGCGATTCCGGCTGACGAGCTGGCCCGGATCACCGACGCCGTCGTCGAGGCATTGAAGTCTGTCTATGACCCGGAAATCCCGGTTGATATCTATGAGCTGGGTTTGATCTACAAGGTCGATCTGGAAGACGACCGGACCCTCAAGGTCCAGATGTCCCTGACCGCGCCGGGTTGCCCGGTTGCGGGTGAAATGCCGGGATGGGTCCAGGAAGCGGTCGAGAAGGTGGACGGGGTGGAGAAGGCTCTGGTCGACCTGACCTTCGAACCGCCCTGGACGCCGGACCGGATGTCGGATGAAGCGCGTCTTGCGCTCAACATGTTCTAGGAGACCGAAGTGGCTGTTCGTGAGCGACCCAAGGCTGTGAGCCTGACCGAAGCCGCCGCTGAGCGGGTCAAGGCATTGATGGCCCAGCGCGGCGCCGGTTTCTTGCGCGTCGGCGTGAAGAATGGCGGCTGCGCCGGCATGGAATACGAGATGGCCTATGTGGATGCGCCCGGACCGCTTGATGAGCGTGTCGAGGACCACGGTGTGGAGATCGTCCTGGAGTCCAAGGCCCTCCTGTTCCTGCTTGGAACCCAGATCGATTATGAGATTTCGCCTCTTCATGCGAAATTCGTGTTCAACAACCCCAACCAGACCGATGCGTGTGGGTGCGGGGAGAGCGTGACGATTGTGCCTGTCAAGGAAGTCTGACCAGCCATGAAGCTCATTATATCTGCCACCTCTCCCTATTCCC
The window above is part of the Maricaulis maris MCS10 genome. Proteins encoded here:
- a CDS encoding SUF system Fe-S cluster assembly protein, which encodes MTEQSTRDVIDLSTPADAPATAPARPADGTGAIPADELARITDAVVEALKSVYDPEIPVDIYELGLIYKVDLEDDRTLKVQMSLTAPGCPVAGEMPGWVQEAVEKVDGVEKALVDLTFEPPWTPDRMSDEARLALNMF
- a CDS encoding HesB/IscA family protein, with translation MAVRERPKAVSLTEAAAERVKALMAQRGAGFLRVGVKNGGCAGMEYEMAYVDAPGPLDERVEDHGVEIVLESKALLFLLGTQIDYEISPLHAKFVFNNPNQTDACGCGESVTIVPVKEV